The Apium graveolens cultivar Ventura chromosome 11, ASM990537v1, whole genome shotgun sequence genome has a window encoding:
- the LOC141695918 gene encoding small nuclear ribonucleoprotein SmD1a-like → MKLNNETVRIELKNGDIVQGTVTGVDTSVNTHLKTVKLIPRGKIGVPLDHLSVRGNSIRFYILPETLNLDALLVEETLRIKPKKPTAGKPMGRGRGRGRGRGRGRVGHRYIASFVELKYLLESVGHIYLWSLYG, encoded by the exons ATGAAATTAAACAACGAGACTGTCAGGATTGAGCTCAAGAACGGAGATATCGTTCAAGGAACCGTCActg GCGTGGATACTAGTGTGAATACACATTTGAAGACGGTAAAACTTATACCGAGGGGCAAAATCGGGGTACCTCTGGATCACCTAAGTGTCCGGGGTAATAGTATTCGGTTCTATATTCTGCCTGAGACTTTGAATCTTGATGCCTTGCTGGTAGAAGAGACGCTTAGGATTAAGCCCAAGAAACCAACTGCAG GAAAACCAATGGGCCGTGGTCGAGGACGTGGGCGTGGGCGGGGTCGAGGTCGAGTAGGCCATAGATACATTGCTAGCTTTGTCGAATTAAAATATCTTTTGGAATCTGTCGGCCATATATACCTTTGGAGCTTATATGGCTAA